Proteins from a single region of Pseudodesulfovibrio portus:
- a CDS encoding methyl-accepting chemotaxis protein, translating into MNFIKKSLGVKVSLLSSVLTIVAFTGLFVYTSISTKDHTLHEVEAAAERVADMLYIAIEDPMAVGDNEGTEIKFLQMAERYPDTMVYLTDYKGEVTYSTVSGAIRKSIFEERSENGLPGMIQNSLDEKMRSGELMEINGKLHFAEVKSIENNPFCYHCHGGTRKILGTMVVAVDVSPQFEALKNNQFRSAGISALGVIALLAALIIFMRQSVIKPITSIAATAEEVAKGDLDAQFHVKGQDEMASLAGYLTAMVDQIKNQLQYNQSVLNGIVVPLFVTDAAMTFQFINPPLQRILGFVEDEVKGRPVSEIFTCDDEEAGTCEADKVMITGEPVTGRFLYPRKDGVTFPLLFEASPLKDAEGETVGVICVLIDLSREEEDKKNIELQRQNLLEVANEVTEVANKLNEASDELSSQMDQLASGVDTTADQTGQVATAMEEMNATVLEVAKNASETAEASGQANKVAADGGIVVGKTVDEINAVARTTENLAEALSALSSRAENIGKVMAVINDIADQTNLLALNAAIEAARAGEAGRGFAVVADEVRKLAEKTMDATKEVEGAISLIQQSTSDVVKEMDTARERVVKTSGMAQEAGGVLEEIVKHSNTIADMVNGIATAAEEQSSTSDEINTRVTQINNLSQEILAGINDSNRGIQVVSGMAQNLAGLVAKFRN; encoded by the coding sequence ATGAATTTCATCAAGAAATCCCTGGGCGTCAAGGTTTCCCTGCTGTCGTCCGTATTGACCATCGTCGCCTTCACGGGCCTGTTCGTGTATACGTCCATTTCCACCAAAGACCACACCCTGCATGAGGTCGAGGCCGCAGCCGAGCGTGTGGCCGACATGCTCTACATCGCCATCGAGGACCCCATGGCCGTCGGCGACAACGAGGGCACCGAGATCAAATTCCTGCAGATGGCGGAACGGTATCCGGATACCATGGTCTACCTGACGGACTACAAGGGCGAGGTCACGTATTCGACCGTCTCCGGAGCCATCCGCAAGTCCATTTTCGAGGAACGTTCTGAAAACGGCCTGCCGGGCATGATCCAGAACAGCCTGGACGAAAAGATGCGTTCCGGCGAGCTCATGGAGATCAACGGCAAGCTCCATTTCGCCGAGGTCAAGTCCATTGAGAACAACCCGTTCTGCTACCACTGCCACGGAGGCACCCGGAAGATTCTGGGCACCATGGTCGTGGCCGTTGACGTCAGCCCGCAATTCGAGGCCCTGAAGAACAATCAGTTCAGGTCCGCAGGCATCTCGGCGCTCGGCGTCATCGCCCTGCTGGCCGCCCTGATCATCTTCATGCGCCAGTCGGTCATCAAGCCCATCACCTCCATCGCGGCCACGGCCGAGGAAGTGGCCAAGGGCGACCTGGATGCCCAGTTCCACGTCAAGGGACAGGACGAGATGGCCAGCCTGGCCGGGTATCTGACGGCCATGGTGGACCAGATCAAGAACCAGCTTCAATACAACCAGTCCGTCCTGAACGGCATCGTGGTTCCCCTGTTCGTCACCGATGCGGCCATGACGTTCCAGTTCATCAATCCGCCCCTGCAGCGGATTCTCGGGTTTGTGGAAGACGAGGTGAAGGGACGGCCCGTGTCCGAAATCTTCACCTGCGACGACGAGGAAGCCGGGACCTGCGAGGCCGACAAGGTCATGATCACCGGAGAGCCGGTCACCGGGCGTTTCCTCTATCCCCGAAAGGACGGCGTGACCTTCCCGCTGCTCTTCGAGGCTTCCCCGCTCAAGGACGCCGAGGGCGAGACCGTGGGCGTCATCTGCGTGCTCATCGACCTCAGCCGCGAGGAAGAGGACAAGAAGAATATCGAACTGCAGCGCCAGAACCTTCTGGAAGTGGCCAACGAGGTCACCGAGGTCGCCAACAAGCTCAACGAGGCGTCCGACGAACTGTCTTCGCAGATGGACCAGTTGGCCAGCGGCGTGGACACCACCGCCGATCAGACCGGCCAGGTGGCCACGGCCATGGAAGAGATGAACGCCACGGTCCTGGAGGTTGCCAAGAACGCCTCCGAGACCGCCGAGGCGTCCGGCCAGGCCAACAAGGTGGCGGCCGACGGCGGCATCGTGGTGGGCAAGACCGTGGACGAGATCAACGCGGTCGCGCGGACCACGGAGAACCTGGCCGAGGCCCTGAGCGCCCTGTCCAGCCGGGCCGAAAACATCGGCAAGGTCATGGCGGTCATCAACGACATCGCGGACCAGACCAACCTGCTTGCGCTGAACGCGGCCATCGAGGCCGCCCGTGCGGGCGAGGCCGGTCGGGGCTTTGCGGTGGTTGCCGACGAAGTCCGCAAGCTGGCGGAAAAGACCATGGACGCCACCAAGGAAGTGGAGGGCGCCATCTCTCTCATCCAGCAGTCCACCTCGGACGTGGTCAAGGAGATGGACACCGCCAGGGAGCGCGTGGTCAAGACCTCGGGCATGGCCCAGGAAGCGGGCGGTGTTCTCGAAGAGATCGTCAAGCATTCCAACACCATTGCCGATATGGTCAACGGCATCGCCACGGCGGCCGAGGAGCAGTCCAGCACCTCGGATGAGATCAACACCCGCGTCACGCAGATCAACAATCTGTCCCAGGAAATCCTGGCCGGGATCAACGACTCCAACCGCGGTATCCAAGTGGTGTCGGGCATGGCACAGAACCTTGCCGGCCTGGTGGCCAAGTTCCGCAACTAG
- a CDS encoding cytochrome c family protein: MFFGAAFFIAVCMAGTGRTNSGQFVGSAACEECHETEYGNFKQFAKKAHSGESVKLMSGDLTEEELKECFHCHVTGYGQPGGFVSFEETPGMADCGCEVCHGPGYDHVESGGDSELIKGSLDMADCQTCHNPERVEAFDFKPLLYGGAH, encoded by the coding sequence ATGTTCTTTGGGGCTGCCTTTTTTATCGCCGTCTGCATGGCCGGCACAGGCCGCACGAACTCCGGGCAGTTCGTCGGGTCTGCGGCATGCGAGGAATGTCACGAAACCGAGTATGGTAATTTCAAGCAATTCGCCAAAAAGGCCCACTCCGGCGAATCGGTCAAGCTCATGTCGGGTGACCTGACCGAAGAGGAACTCAAGGAGTGTTTCCACTGTCACGTGACGGGCTATGGCCAGCCGGGCGGCTTCGTCAGCTTTGAAGAGACTCCGGGCATGGCCGACTGCGGCTGTGAGGTCTGTCACGGACCGGGGTACGACCACGTGGAATCCGGGGGCGACTCCGAATTGATCAAGGGGTCGCTGGACATGGCGGATTGCCAGACATGCCACAACCCGGAACGGGTCGAGGCATTTGACTTCAAGCCGCTGTTGTACGGCGGGGCGCACTAG
- a CDS encoding AIR synthase-related protein: protein MLCRVLVGLKENVRDVLGEKIARKITGELHMDVGGVRIVNVYTLEGLDQAQVDLALERAALHDPVLHEASLSPLARDFDWIIEVGFRPGVTDNEGRTARETLGVVLGLDKKALEGVKVYTSRQYLITADMAEGDIKRIGKDLLANELIQRFEYKSAATWTTDPGFEAKAARVTGEASDEVNIIPLSTMTDQEMTDFSRANTLALSLREMHDIRAWYADPAVQAERAKFGLGIDPTDAEIEVLAQTWSEHCKHKIFSAKIAYENTETGKISELSSLYKTFIQGSTKQIRERNAATREGGDYCLSVFKDNAGVISFSDSINVCVKMETHNSPSALDPYGGALTGIVGVNRDPMGTGIGANLLCNTDVFCFADPFYEGELPPRLLHPRRVFEGVREGVEHGGNKSGIPTVNGSIVFDERYFGKPLVYCGTIGTMPVTVAGRPSHEKCAMSGDFIVMSGGRIGADGIHGATFSSEELHEGSPATAVQIGDPITQRKMYDFLMRARDRGLYNAITDNGAGGLSSSVGEMAEDSGGFDMDLAKAPLKYDGLRPWEILISEAQERMTMAVPPEKLDEFMALSAEMDVESTVLGNFTDSGKYLVRYGDKIVTCLDMDFLHNGVPQMELTATWERPVHDRDEVPVPADQNGLLKNMLGRLNICSKEYVVRQYDHEVQGRSAVKPMVGVKADGPSDAGVVRPEYGSDKGLVISHGICPQFSDYDTYWMMANAIDEGIRNAVAVGGDVNYMAGCDNFCWCDPVQSETTPDGQYKLAQLVRANQALAHYCLGFGVPCVSGKDSMKNDYKGGGHKISIPPTVLFSVIGVIPDVNKCMTSDFKREGDLIYVLGLTRPELGGSEVADELGFSNPDAPQVDLLSAKARYEAVFAASQQGLISACHDCSDGGLGVALAEMCIGGRLGAEVDLDAVPTCGDMNLTGVLYAESASRFVVTVKPADRAAFEALFAGQILGLIGQVSNAPKLIAKYAEETVLNEEVGALAQAFKATLDW from the coding sequence ATGCTGTGCCGTGTACTTGTCGGTCTGAAGGAAAATGTGCGTGACGTGTTGGGCGAGAAGATCGCCCGCAAGATCACCGGAGAGCTGCACATGGACGTGGGCGGTGTGCGCATCGTCAACGTCTACACCCTGGAAGGGCTCGATCAGGCCCAGGTGGACCTCGCCCTGGAGCGGGCCGCCCTGCACGACCCCGTGCTGCACGAGGCGTCCCTTTCGCCGCTGGCCCGTGATTTCGACTGGATCATCGAGGTCGGCTTCCGGCCCGGCGTGACCGACAACGAGGGCCGCACCGCCAGGGAGACCCTGGGCGTGGTGCTGGGCCTGGACAAGAAGGCGCTTGAGGGCGTCAAGGTCTACACCTCCCGCCAGTATCTCATCACCGCCGACATGGCCGAGGGCGACATCAAACGCATCGGCAAGGACCTGCTTGCCAACGAGCTCATCCAGCGCTTCGAGTACAAATCCGCCGCCACCTGGACCACGGACCCCGGCTTCGAGGCCAAGGCCGCCCGGGTCACGGGCGAGGCGTCCGACGAGGTGAACATCATCCCCCTGTCCACCATGACGGATCAGGAGATGACGGACTTTTCCCGGGCCAACACCCTGGCCCTGTCCCTGCGCGAGATGCACGACATCCGGGCCTGGTACGCCGACCCGGCGGTGCAGGCCGAGCGCGCCAAGTTCGGCCTGGGCATCGACCCCACCGACGCCGAGATCGAGGTCCTGGCACAGACCTGGTCCGAGCACTGCAAGCACAAGATATTCTCCGCAAAGATCGCCTACGAGAACACCGAGACCGGCAAGATTTCCGAGCTGTCCAGCCTGTACAAGACCTTCATCCAGGGTTCCACCAAACAGATTCGCGAGCGCAACGCGGCCACCCGCGAGGGCGGCGACTACTGCCTGTCCGTGTTCAAGGACAATGCGGGCGTGATCTCCTTTTCCGACTCCATCAACGTCTGCGTGAAGATGGAGACCCACAACTCCCCGTCCGCGCTCGACCCCTACGGCGGGGCCCTGACCGGCATCGTGGGCGTCAACCGCGACCCCATGGGCACCGGCATCGGCGCCAACCTGCTGTGCAACACCGACGTGTTCTGCTTTGCCGATCCCTTCTACGAGGGCGAGCTGCCGCCCAGGCTGCTCCACCCGCGCCGGGTGTTCGAGGGCGTGCGCGAGGGCGTTGAGCACGGCGGCAACAAGTCCGGCATCCCCACCGTGAACGGGTCCATCGTCTTTGACGAGCGTTATTTCGGCAAGCCGCTGGTCTACTGCGGCACCATCGGCACCATGCCCGTCACCGTGGCCGGCAGGCCGTCCCACGAGAAGTGCGCCATGTCCGGCGATTTCATCGTCATGTCCGGTGGCCGCATCGGCGCGGACGGCATCCACGGCGCGACCTTCTCCTCCGAGGAGCTGCACGAGGGCTCCCCGGCCACGGCCGTCCAGATCGGCGACCCCATCACCCAGCGCAAGATGTACGATTTCCTGATGCGCGCCCGCGACCGGGGCCTCTACAACGCCATCACCGACAACGGCGCGGGCGGGCTGTCCTCGTCCGTGGGCGAGATGGCCGAGGACTCGGGCGGCTTCGACATGGACCTGGCCAAGGCCCCCCTCAAGTACGACGGCCTGCGGCCCTGGGAGATTCTCATCTCCGAGGCCCAGGAGCGCATGACCATGGCCGTGCCGCCCGAGAAGCTGGACGAGTTCATGGCACTGAGCGCGGAGATGGACGTGGAGTCCACCGTGCTCGGCAACTTCACCGACTCCGGCAAGTACCTGGTCCGGTACGGCGACAAGATCGTTACCTGCCTGGATATGGATTTTCTGCACAACGGCGTGCCCCAGATGGAATTGACGGCCACCTGGGAGCGTCCGGTCCACGACCGCGACGAGGTCCCGGTTCCCGCCGACCAGAACGGGCTGCTCAAGAACATGCTGGGCCGCCTGAACATCTGCTCCAAGGAGTACGTGGTGCGCCAGTACGACCACGAGGTACAGGGCCGGTCCGCGGTCAAGCCCATGGTGGGCGTCAAGGCTGACGGCCCGTCCGACGCGGGCGTGGTGCGCCCGGAATACGGTTCGGATAAGGGATTGGTCATCTCCCACGGCATCTGCCCGCAGTTTTCCGATTACGACACCTACTGGATGATGGCCAACGCCATTGACGAAGGCATCCGCAACGCCGTGGCCGTGGGCGGCGACGTCAACTACATGGCCGGTTGCGACAATTTCTGCTGGTGCGATCCCGTGCAGTCCGAAACCACCCCCGACGGACAGTACAAGCTCGCCCAGCTGGTGCGTGCCAACCAGGCCCTGGCCCACTATTGCCTCGGCTTCGGCGTGCCCTGCGTGTCCGGCAAGGACTCCATGAAGAACGACTACAAGGGCGGCGGCCACAAGATATCCATCCCTCCCACCGTGCTCTTCTCGGTCATCGGCGTCATCCCGGACGTGAACAAGTGCATGACCTCGGATTTCAAGAGAGAGGGCGACCTGATCTACGTGCTCGGCCTGACCCGCCCCGAACTGGGCGGCTCCGAGGTGGCCGACGAACTGGGCTTCTCCAATCCCGACGCACCCCAGGTGGACCTCCTGTCCGCCAAGGCCCGTTACGAAGCCGTGTTCGCGGCCTCGCAGCAGGGACTGATCTCCGCCTGCCACGACTGCTCGGACGGCGGGCTGGGCGTGGCCCTGGCCGAGATGTGCATCGGAGGCAGGCTGGGCGCGGAAGTCGACCTGGACGCTGTGCCGACCTGCGGCGACATGAACCTGACCGGCGTGCTCTATGCCGAGTCCGCCAGCCGGTTCGTCGTCACCGTGAAACCGGCGGACCGGGCGGCCTTTGAGGCCCTTTTTGCCGGGCAAATCCTCGGCTTGATCGGGCAGGTCTCAAATGCCCCTAAATTAATTGCAAAATATGCCGAAGAGACAGTGCTGAACGAGGAGGTCGGAGCCTTGGCCCAGGCGTTCAAGGCAACACTCGATTGGTAG
- a CDS encoding polyprenyl synthetase family protein, which yields MEDLLRYFQRELPGINDFLDKEADQLSGLVRDVAKHIIGSGGKRIRPMMTLLFARAFGYGKDDYHAIACALELLHSATLLHDDYLDDAELRRGKKAAHLVFGRTETILAGDALLALANEMGARYGNSRLSWLLARGIMETAVGEIEEIAFSRNPSLDRATYMEIIIGKTARLIECACRCGAALAGATPEQEDAAGRYGLNVGIAFQLVDDALDYASPTSETGKPEGGDLKEGKVTLPLILLMEDGDEAGSEALLDALKEKSLSEAQCEDVLAQVREGRYSDKTREEAARYVEKAKACLDGLDSVEEVAVLKQAADFVLTRTK from the coding sequence ATGGAAGACCTCTTACGATATTTCCAACGGGAACTCCCCGGCATCAATGATTTTCTCGACAAGGAAGCCGATCAGCTGAGCGGTTTGGTCAGGGATGTGGCCAAGCACATCATCGGTTCGGGCGGCAAACGCATCCGGCCCATGATGACCCTGCTCTTCGCCCGCGCCTTCGGGTACGGCAAGGACGACTACCACGCCATTGCCTGCGCGCTGGAACTGCTCCATTCGGCAACCCTGCTGCACGACGACTACCTGGACGACGCCGAGCTCAGGCGCGGCAAGAAGGCCGCCCACCTGGTTTTCGGGCGGACCGAGACCATCCTGGCAGGCGACGCATTGCTCGCCCTGGCCAACGAGATGGGCGCGCGCTACGGCAACTCCCGGCTGTCCTGGCTGCTGGCCAGGGGCATCATGGAGACCGCCGTGGGCGAGATCGAGGAGATAGCCTTCTCCCGGAACCCGTCCCTGGACCGCGCCACCTACATGGAGATCATCATCGGCAAGACCGCGCGTCTCATCGAGTGCGCCTGCCGGTGCGGGGCCGCCCTGGCAGGGGCCACCCCGGAGCAGGAGGACGCCGCGGGCCGGTACGGCCTGAACGTGGGCATCGCCTTCCAGCTGGTGGACGACGCCCTGGATTACGCCTCGCCCACCAGCGAGACCGGCAAGCCCGAGGGCGGCGATCTCAAGGAGGGCAAGGTGACCCTGCCGCTGATCCTGCTCATGGAGGACGGCGACGAGGCCGGGAGCGAGGCGCTGCTCGATGCCCTCAAGGAGAAGTCCCTGAGCGAGGCCCAGTGCGAGGACGTGCTGGCCCAGGTGCGGGAAGGGCGCTACTCGGACAAGACCCGGGAGGAGGCCGCCCGCTATGTCGAGAAGGCCAAGGCGTGCCTGGACGGACTCGACTCCGTCGAGGAGGTGGCCGTGCTGAAGCAGGCCGCGGATTTCGTGCTGACCAGAACCAAGTGA
- the mqnB gene encoding futalosine hydrolase produces the protein MIVVATATVNEMKAAFPDAPAVEQGGAVEYGFQGRDLLLAVTGVGVVNAALAAGRLLSRPDVDGMVNLGIAGSYNPEEYPLLSTCYAWQETWPEYGLLDEEGSVDPKGIGFAQGTAGKQIVWNRIKLNPVNDAAGMGLTLRDGWLRAAGVTVSGVTGTPERAGWLKLSCNADMENMEGFALAYPCMQAGLPFLELRTLSNLVGSREAEDWDLKGALKALKDAAADLFSG, from the coding sequence ATGATCGTTGTTGCAACGGCCACGGTGAACGAGATGAAGGCGGCCTTTCCCGACGCGCCCGCTGTGGAGCAGGGCGGGGCCGTGGAATACGGATTCCAGGGCCGTGACCTGCTGCTCGCCGTGACCGGCGTGGGCGTGGTCAACGCGGCCCTGGCCGCCGGGAGGCTCCTGTCCCGTCCGGACGTGGACGGGATGGTCAACCTCGGCATCGCCGGGTCCTACAATCCCGAAGAGTATCCCCTGTTGTCCACCTGCTACGCCTGGCAGGAGACCTGGCCCGAATACGGGCTGCTGGACGAGGAGGGGAGCGTGGACCCCAAGGGCATCGGCTTTGCCCAGGGCACGGCGGGCAAGCAGATTGTCTGGAACCGGATCAAGCTCAATCCGGTCAACGATGCGGCGGGCATGGGCCTGACGCTGCGTGACGGCTGGCTGCGCGCTGCGGGCGTGACCGTGTCCGGCGTGACCGGGACCCCGGAGCGGGCCGGATGGCTCAAGCTGTCCTGCAACGCGGACATGGAAAACATGGAAGGGTTCGCCCTGGCCTACCCGTGCATGCAGGCAGGGCTGCCGTTTCTTGAGCTGCGGACGCTTTCCAATCTGGTGGGCTCCCGCGAGGCAGAGGACTGGGATCTCAAGGGCGCGCTCAAGGCCCTGAAAGATGCCGCTGCGGACCTTTTTTCGGGCTAA
- a CDS encoding nucleotide sugar dehydrogenase: MSMITFDQLKNGKEAVGVVGLGYVGLPLAVALGRHFRVVGVDVSEKRVAELNDRLDRTNEVDFATVGEDVNLSFTADLSALSGTKLILVAVPTPIDEFRSPDLRPVKSASASVGRHLTPGTVVVFESTVYPGLTEEVCVPIMEAESGLKCGRDFWVGYSPERINPGDQVHRLETIVKVVAGQDDATGKLLEDVYGTVVTAGIHRAPDIRTAEAAKVIENTQRDLNIALMNELALIFDTMGIDTLDVLEAAGTKWNFLPFRPGLVGGHCIGVDPYYLTFKAEAMGLHPHVILAGREINDTMGKFIAESTIKRLIQNDCKIKGARVGVLGLTFKENVPDLRNTRVVDIIEELGDYGVDVLVHDAQADRAEAREELGIELCDLAELRNLDALILAVSHDRYRALSVREIKGWFADPDKGLVVDVKGFFDRAELAVENVASWRL, encoded by the coding sequence ATGAGCATGATAACTTTCGACCAGTTGAAGAACGGTAAAGAGGCCGTCGGCGTGGTCGGCCTCGGTTACGTGGGGCTGCCCCTGGCCGTGGCCCTTGGCCGCCACTTCAGGGTGGTGGGCGTGGACGTGTCCGAAAAGCGCGTGGCCGAACTGAATGACCGCCTGGACCGGACCAACGAGGTGGATTTCGCCACCGTGGGCGAGGATGTGAACCTGAGCTTCACCGCCGACCTGTCCGCCCTGTCCGGAACGAAACTCATCCTGGTGGCCGTGCCCACACCCATCGACGAATTCCGTTCCCCGGACCTGCGGCCCGTCAAGTCCGCCAGCGCGTCTGTGGGCAGGCACCTCACTCCGGGCACGGTGGTGGTCTTCGAGTCCACGGTCTACCCCGGCCTGACCGAAGAGGTCTGCGTGCCCATCATGGAGGCCGAGTCCGGCCTCAAATGCGGTCGGGATTTCTGGGTGGGCTACTCCCCGGAGCGGATCAATCCCGGCGATCAGGTGCACCGGCTGGAGACCATCGTCAAGGTGGTGGCCGGGCAGGACGACGCCACGGGCAAATTGCTGGAGGACGTCTACGGCACCGTGGTCACGGCGGGCATCCACCGCGCCCCGGACATCCGCACCGCCGAGGCGGCCAAGGTCATCGAGAACACCCAGCGCGACCTGAACATCGCGCTCATGAACGAGCTGGCCCTGATCTTCGACACCATGGGCATCGACACCCTGGACGTGCTGGAGGCCGCGGGCACCAAATGGAATTTCCTTCCCTTCCGGCCCGGCCTGGTGGGCGGCCACTGCATCGGCGTGGACCCCTACTACCTGACCTTCAAGGCCGAGGCCATGGGGCTGCACCCCCACGTCATCCTGGCGGGCCGCGAGATCAACGACACCATGGGCAAGTTCATTGCCGAGTCGACCATCAAGCGGTTGATCCAGAACGATTGCAAGATCAAGGGCGCGCGCGTGGGCGTCCTCGGCCTGACCTTCAAGGAGAACGTGCCGGACCTGCGCAACACCCGCGTGGTGGATATCATCGAGGAGCTGGGCGATTACGGCGTTGATGTCCTGGTGCACGACGCCCAGGCGGACAGGGCGGAAGCCCGGGAAGAGCTGGGCATCGAATTGTGCGACCTCGCCGAGCTGCGCAACCTGGACGCCCTGATCCTGGCCGTGTCCCACGACCGGTACCGCGCCCTCTCCGTCAGGGAGATCAAGGGGTGGTTCGCCGACCCGGACAAGGGGTTGGTGGTGGATGTCAAAGGATTCTTCGACCGGGCCGAACTGGCCGTTGAAAACGTCGCCAGCTGGCGGCTCTAG
- a CDS encoding DUF2065 domain-containing protein — protein sequence MNIDWSLLIMAIGLAFVFEGIPYFLFAERMPKWLLTFATQPPKFLRFVGLTAIILGLLTISFGRSLNF from the coding sequence ATGAACATCGACTGGTCGCTTCTCATCATGGCAATAGGCCTTGCCTTCGTTTTCGAGGGCATACCCTACTTCCTGTTTGCCGAGCGCATGCCCAAATGGCTGCTGACCTTTGCCACCCAGCCACCGAAGTTTTTACGCTTCGTCGGGCTGACCGCGATCATACTCGGCCTCCTGACTATTTCTTTCGGGCGCTCTCTGAACTTTTAG
- a CDS encoding ubiquinone/menaquinone biosynthesis methyltransferase, with protein MTRPECESHTGATTHTEHGERVAAMFGRIAGWYDFLNHALSGGQDIFWRYRLAKAARPEPGGMVLDLAAGTMDVSVELLRQYPGCTVAALDFALPMLENGKRKKLREGREERIFPVQADGRALPLPDNSMSAATIAFGIRNILPREEAYAEFMRVLKPGARLCILEFGTGSKRVWKGLYNFYLEKLLPFIGDRISGDPGAYRYLAETIKSFPDERALGVELLNAGFERVYNVPMMSGIVYLHVAEKPLGNAAPAEAAPKKKAAPKKAAAKAKRPAGGKGAKSSESARKK; from the coding sequence ATGACCCGTCCGGAATGTGAATCCCACACCGGGGCCACCACCCACACCGAGCATGGCGAGCGCGTCGCCGCCATGTTCGGCCGCATCGCCGGGTGGTATGATTTCCTCAACCACGCCCTGAGCGGCGGGCAGGACATCTTCTGGCGCTACCGGTTGGCCAAGGCGGCCCGCCCGGAACCGGGCGGCATGGTCCTGGACCTGGCCGCCGGGACCATGGACGTGTCCGTGGAGCTGCTCCGGCAGTATCCCGGGTGCACGGTGGCGGCCCTTGATTTCGCCCTGCCCATGCTGGAGAACGGCAAGCGCAAGAAGCTCAGGGAAGGGCGCGAAGAGCGCATCTTCCCGGTCCAGGCCGACGGCCGGGCCCTGCCCCTGCCGGACAATTCCATGTCCGCAGCCACCATCGCCTTCGGCATCCGCAACATCCTGCCCCGCGAGGAGGCCTACGCCGAGTTCATGCGTGTGCTCAAGCCCGGCGCGCGGCTGTGCATCCTGGAGTTCGGCACCGGGTCCAAGCGGGTCTGGAAGGGGCTGTACAATTTCTACCTGGAAAAGCTGCTGCCGTTCATCGGCGACCGCATCTCCGGCGACCCCGGCGCCTACCGCTACCTGGCGGAGACCATCAAGTCCTTCCCGGACGAGCGGGCCTTGGGCGTCGAGCTGCTCAACGCCGGATTCGAGCGGGTCTACAACGTGCCCATGATGTCCGGCATCGTCTACCTGCACGTGGCCGAGAAGCCGCTTGGGAACGCCGCCCCCGCAGAGGCCGCGCCCAAAAAGAAGGCCGCGCCGAAAAAGGCGGCAGCCAAGGCGAAGAGACCGGCGGGCGGGAAGGGCGCTAAAAGTTCAGAGAGCGCCCGAAAGAAATAG
- a CDS encoding TetR/AcrR family transcriptional regulator, whose translation MSKDSTRDRILAAASAEFSIKGFDKTTVRDICTRADVNVAAINYHFRDKQNLYYKVLAHWMDDYMEKTGLRESMTSLKSPEEKYRQYLRAELSYMCKANDPDGVQLNQARQIIQELSSEDHDPEVFRCHKEVEEEILFPVLQELLGGCEDMAVVADAAMAATSLSVHYFLRALDDPQFTIQTEEDLDHTTNFLATFALGGLKAIKEKYNA comes from the coding sequence ATGAGCAAAGACTCAACCCGCGACAGAATTCTTGCCGCCGCCAGCGCCGAGTTCTCGATCAAGGGATTCGACAAGACCACGGTCCGGGACATCTGCACCAGGGCGGACGTGAACGTTGCGGCCATCAACTACCATTTCCGCGACAAGCAGAACCTCTATTACAAGGTGCTCGCCCACTGGATGGACGACTACATGGAAAAGACCGGATTGCGCGAAAGCATGACGTCCCTCAAGAGCCCGGAAGAGAAATACCGGCAGTACCTGCGCGCGGAACTCAGCTACATGTGCAAGGCCAACGACCCCGACGGCGTCCAGCTCAACCAGGCCCGGCAGATCATTCAGGAGCTGAGCTCGGAGGACCATGACCCCGAAGTGTTCAGATGTCACAAGGAAGTGGAGGAAGAGATCCTCTTCCCCGTTCTACAGGAACTGCTCGGCGGCTGCGAAGACATGGCCGTGGTGGCCGACGCGGCCATGGCCGCCACCTCGCTGAGCGTTCACTATTTCCTCCGGGCCCTGGACGACCCCCAATTCACCATCCAGACCGAGGAAGACCTGGACCATACCACGAACTTTCTTGCCACGTTCGCCCTGGGCGGACTCAAAGCCATCAAAGAGAAATACAATGCTTGA